From a single Phragmites australis chromosome 7, lpPhrAust1.1, whole genome shotgun sequence genomic region:
- the LOC133923908 gene encoding germin-like protein 8-4, which produces MASSSSLFLLAALLALASWQAVAYDPSPLQDFCVADMKSPVLVNGFACKDPMAVTSDDFFNDARIIGQPRNTMGSKVGSNVTNINVMNFPGLNTLGISLARIDYAPLGVNPPHVHPRATELLTVLEGTLYLGFVTSNPNRLFSKVVKKGDVFVFPKAMIHFQMNLAHDKPAAALSSLSSQNPGVITIANAVFGSMPPISDDVLARAFQVEKKLIDWLQSQFWENNHY; this is translated from the exons ATGGCCTCCTCTTCGTCCTTGTTTCTCCTCGCTGCCCTTCTTGCGCTGGCCTCGTGGCAGGCAGTCGCCTATGATCCTAGCCCCCTCCAAGACTTCTGTGTCGCCGACATGAAATCACCTG TGCTAGTAAATGGATTTGCTTGCAAGGACCCAATGGCTGTCACCTCGGATGACTTCTTCAATGATGCCAGGATAATCGGCCAGCCTAGGAATACTATGGGTAGCAAGGTTGGGTCCAACGTCACCAACATCAATGTGATGAACTTCCCTGGCCTGAACACCCTCGGCATCTCACTGGCGCGCATCGACTATGCGCCCTTGGGAGTGAACCCACCGCACGTACACCCCCGTGCCACTGAGCTCCTCACCGTGCTCGAGGGAACACTCTACCTTGGCTTTGTCACGTCCAACCCCAACAGGCTCTTCTCCAAGGTGGTTAAGAAAGGTGATGTGTTCGTGTTCCCTAAGGCAATGATCCACTTCCAAATGAACCTAGCGCATGACAAGCCAGCAGCTGCGTTGTCATCACTCAGCAGCCAAAATCCTGGGGTTATTACCATTGCTAATGCAGTGTTTGGATCAATGCCACCGATCTCGGATGATGTTTTGGCCAGGGCGTTTCAGGTCGAAAAGAAACTCATAGATTGGCTCCAATCACAGTTCTGGGAGAACAACCACTACTAA